The Limisphaera ngatamarikiensis genomic interval ATGGGGAGGGTCGGTAGTGATGGGCGGCAGCCCCTGTCGAGCCGGCTGCGTCCTACTCCGGGGGATGGCCGTGTATCCGGATCCGGGGCACTTTTCCCGGGCGGGGTGGCACGGTTCGGTCGTTGACGGCGGTTGGGGTGTGGGCGCACATTGGGGGCGGAGCCTATGCAGACCGTTTTGCCATCTGAGTTCAAGAAGGGGATGGTGCTGGTGCTGGATGGAGCACCGCATGTGATTGAGGAGTTGCAGGTCACGGGGACTGCGCAGACGAAGCACAAGATTCACGCGCGGTTGCGGCATTTGCGGACGGGTCGGTTTTTGGAGCGGACGTTTACGGACACGGAGCGGGTTCCGGTGGCGGAGGTGCAGCATCGGACGGTGCAGTACAGTTATGCGCAGGGGGACGAGTATGTGTTTTTGGACTCCGAGACGTTTGAGGAGCTGGTGTTGACGGCGGATCAGGTGGGGGATCGGCGTGTGTTTTTGAAGGAGAACGAGGAGTACAAGGCGTTGTTTTTGGACGGGAAGCTGCTGGACATCGTGTTGCCGCCGCAGGTGACGCTGACGATTACGGAGACGGCGCCGCCGATCCGGGGCGGATCGGATGCGACGTGGAAGCCGGCGGTGTTGGAGACGGGTTTGGAGATCATGGTGCCGCTCTTTTTGGACAAGGGCGAGCGGGTGCGGGTGGACACGGCCACGCGGAAGTACGTGGGCAAGGAGAGCGAGAAGAAGTGAGAGGCCCGGCTTGTGGGCGGGGGACGGCGGCGGGTTTGCGGGCTGGTGTGGTGGGTGTGAAGCGTGGCGGGCTTCCGTCGGGGGGAATGCCCGGGTTTTTGGGGGTGGCTGGCGGGGCCGATTGGGTTGGGGTTGGGGCGTGGCTGCTATGACTGCTGGGGCTGAGGCGCGGGGGCTTCGGATTCGTAGCAGGAGAGGATGAAATCGCGGATGAGCTGCAGTTCGGTTTGGCCCGCGATGGTGTGGGCTTTTTCGAGCTCGATCCAGGTGATGGGGAAACCGGCCTGTTGAAGTTGCTGGATCTGGCGACGGGTGATGTGTATGGGGAGGATGTCGTCATAGCGGCCGTGGGTGGCGAGGATGCGTTGCTGGCGTGCGGCGGGTGAGGCTTCGCGGATGAGGGTTTCGGGTTCGCAGACGGCGCCGCTGATGCAGAGGGCGCCTGCGATGCGGTGTGGGTAGCGGAGGGCGACTTCGATGGCCATGAGGCCGCCCTGGGAGAATCCGCCGACGATCATTTGGTCCGGGGGCCAGCCGCGGTGGTGAAGTTCCTGGAGGAGGTCGTGGAGGAGCTGGTAGCTGCGGCGGACGCCGGGCACGGGGTTTCCGAAGATATCGAACCAGGAGTACCCGCCGTAGTAGGCGTCGGGAGCGTCGGGCAGGGCGAAGTGCAGCCAGGGCAGTTGGAGGGCGTCGGGCAGCCAGAGGTAGCCTTCGTGACTGTCGCCCAGGCCGTGCATCATCAGCAGCAACCGTTTGGAGTCCGGTTCTGCCGCCGGGATGATATGGCAGTTGAGCCTTGTCATGGTGCCGGATCGCGTGGCGGTTGACGGCGCTCCGGCCCGGCCGCGTTCCGGGTTGGTGACCGGTGTCCGGGGCCGGGGCCGGTTCAGGGCGCCGCGTTTTCGGCCAGCAGCGTGGCGGCGGAGGTGGTTGCGGGCAACAGATTTTGTGCGGGGCGGACGGGATGCCACTGGTGGTCCTTGCGGCGGCGTATGCGGAAGAGCTGGGCGAAGAGGAAGTTGGGGGCTGCGGTGCCAAACCCTGCGATGCGTTCGGCGCCACGGCGCACGTTGTCCATCATCCAGGCGGGGAGGCGGAGGTGGTAGGGGTTGCGCTGGACTTCGCCGACGTGACAGGTGGTGGCGGCGAGGATGGTGGCGAGCTGTTCGGGGCTGATCTCGACCATGAGGTTGGGGTTTTCCATGGGGGACCAGAATTCGGTTTCGATGACGAGGCCGTCCCAGGGTGGCTGGAGCTGTTGGAGTGCGTCCACGACGAGGTGATGGGTGCCGATGTGCGTGGGGTGGCCGTCGCGGTCGTGGGGGCAGAAGAGGACCCGGGGTCGGTGCCGGCGGATGAGTTCGGCGACCTGGATGGTGAGGGAGTTCCAGTGGCCGGGGTCGGATTGCCGGGCTTCCGGTGTGACACGTTCGAAGCCCTCGGGGGCGGAGAGTTCGAGGTCGAAACCCAGGACGGCGCAGGCGTTGCGGAGTTCGGCGAGGCGTCGGGCGCGGTGTTGTTTGTGGCTGCCGAGGGTGACGGCGACGTTGACGATGCGGAGGCCGGCTTCGTTGCGGAGGCGAAGGGCGAGGGCGCCGGTGATGGATTCGTCATCCGGGTGTGGGGCGAAGAAGAGGGCACAGGGTGCGTTGGGGGGCAGGGGTGGGGGTGTGACAGTGGTTGGGTGGGGGCCGAGCGGCAGGCGGTTGCCTTCGGTCCACCATGCTTCGAGGTTACGGATCCAGTTGAGCCAGGGTGTGTTCATGTTGGATTCGGTGTGGGTTGTGTTTCGGGTAAACTGGCGGCTGCGATGGCCTGTCCGTGGCGTTTGAACCGTTCGTCGGGCAGGTGGAGTGTAATCGTGGCGGCGAGGTCGGGAAACTCGGTTTGGAGGACCTGTTGGGCGCGTTGGATAAGGATTTGGCCGGCGGGTCCGGTGGTGACGCGGCCGAGGACCAGCACGTGGCGGAGGGGATAAAACCCGGCCAGGTATGCAATCTGATAGCCCAGGTAGACACCGA includes:
- a CDS encoding elongation factor P; translation: MQTVLPSEFKKGMVLVLDGAPHVIEELQVTGTAQTKHKIHARLRHLRTGRFLERTFTDTERVPVAEVQHRTVQYSYAQGDEYVFLDSETFEELVLTADQVGDRRVFLKENEEYKALFLDGKLLDIVLPPQVTLTITETAPPIRGGSDATWKPAVLETGLEIMVPLFLDKGERVRVDTATRKYVGKESEKK
- a CDS encoding alpha/beta hydrolase; the encoded protein is MTRLNCHIIPAAEPDSKRLLLMMHGLGDSHEGYLWLPDALQLPWLHFALPDAPDAYYGGYSWFDIFGNPVPGVRRSYQLLHDLLQELHHRGWPPDQMIVGGFSQGGLMAIEVALRYPHRIAGALCISGAVCEPETLIREASPAARQQRILATHGRYDDILPIHITRRQIQQLQQAGFPITWIELEKAHTIAGQTELQLIRDFILSCYESEAPAPQPQQS
- a CDS encoding PIG-L deacetylase family protein translates to MNTPWLNWIRNLEAWWTEGNRLPLGPHPTTVTPPPLPPNAPCALFFAPHPDDESITGALALRLRNEAGLRIVNVAVTLGSHKQHRARRLAELRNACAVLGFDLELSAPEGFERVTPEARQSDPGHWNSLTIQVAELIRRHRPRVLFCPHDRDGHPTHIGTHHLVVDALQQLQPPWDGLVIETEFWSPMENPNLMVEISPEQLATILAATTCHVGEVQRNPYHLRLPAWMMDNVRRGAERIAGFGTAAPNFLFAQLFRIRRRKDHQWHPVRPAQNLLPATTSAATLLAENAAP